Proteins found in one Kluyveromyces marxianus DMKU3-1042 DNA, complete genome, chromosome 2 genomic segment:
- the BUG1 gene encoding Bug1p: MSELTPEEERARKLEEAKKRVEELKKKNKNKKNKKKKEKALTEENTPATTQENTPEVETTEETPVTDIEPKEDQEAIENENSTEVTESESKDNEEPVVAEEEKTVEVTESESKENEEPVVAEEEKTVEVTESESKENEEPVVVEEKKVESKAEETSEVDDLFNEGGDFLATIEEKKNADEVEQLQEEVSKLKDQIKKLKFINIDQESTIEELQEQITLLKSEVNEKDTQLKSTQEELVASKQEVENLKLRNVSQQPSVNFSSFSRHSSDRFESSYSQPQVTAVDPAMLEKWKNWNVDMTNWRSIGVGPVVEF; the protein is encoded by the coding sequence ATGTCGGAGCTTACAccagaggaagaaagagcTAGAAAACTGGAGGAAGCTAAAAAGAGGGTAGaggagttgaagaagaagaataagaacaagaagaataagaagaagaaggaaaaggcATTGACTGAAGAGAACACTCCAGCCACCACACAAGAGAACACACCAGAGGTCGAGACAACCGAAGAAACCCCTGTGACAGATATTGAACCAAAGGAAGATCAAGAAGCaattgaaaatgagaaCTCCACTGAAGTTACTGAGTCTGAATCGAAAGATAATGAAGAGCCTGTAGTAGCTGAAGAGGAGAAGACTGTCGAAGTTACTGAGTCTGAATCAAAGGAGAATGAAGAGCCTGTAGTAGCTGAAGAGGAGAAGACTGTCGAAGTTACTGAGTCTGAATCGAAGGAGAATGAAGAACCAGTGGTAgtagaagagaagaaggtaGAATCGAAGGCTGAAGAAACGTCTGAAGTCGATGATTTGTTCAATGAAGGAGGTGACTTTTTAGCAACTATCgaggagaagaaaaatgcAGACGAAGTTGAGCAATTACAGGAAGAGGTGTCTAAGCTAAAAGATCAGATTAAAAAACTGAAGTTTATAAATATCGATCAAGAAAGTACCATCGAAGAGCTTCAAGAGCAAATAACCCTCTTAAAGTCCGAGgttaatgaaaaagataCACAATTAAAATCTAcacaagaagaattagTTGCCTCTAAGCAGGAAGTTGAAAACTTAAAGCTGCGCAATGTGTCTCAACAGCCTTCAGTGaacttctcttctttcagCAGACATTCATCGGATAGATTCGAGTCTTCTTACTCACAGCCCCAAGTTACAGCTGTTGATCCAGCAATGCTTGAAAAATGGAAGAACTGGAATGTCGATATGACCAATTGGAGATCGATTGGTGTTGGTCCAGTGGTAGAATTTTAA
- the CVM1 gene encoding Cvm1p, with protein MSDQTGSTGTEGQSFWQRWISGPPETQNHQSSSDSSSLEQHDEGFLKRYMPTWFFAQENIQITDKTSYHQLTKKQVKILENEAEQSILKGHDTWCWFNQTMNSKNLDMDGVLSVFNTGSATCPLPLVKYPLLLPSSSKKVMLKNSMIIPGVAPTEYLHELPLKTKLANAVKNHYNFPCEKHMYLKQHLQNSFEDASNIIVISLHGFLPDKYEKATVGHLPSSLHLNSEMLKALLPLEPQRVSTFSIECPLDVKHTSTVLNEVVSLLRNWNHIFCDCTRIFIIGTYHSVPLSFFLAQSILNDFGLTKLKSIGILGIDSCLQGYQFWDHSAEITPQSMENPSFQQAKEKGLFDGSSKLQQEVLSSIRNYRDPGSDESKEVLRVLDELLFHHPHIRVTLLGKLYHNFLTISQSLAIDYIHPLIQRRLWCDGNNMNLGYRSLKEVLPNKTIDKLNQEFKVPIPKEREFEVTLINNLLLALNLGHTEFIPLMKELGPFFISRSFNEFTCPGPLKKQLQGELKSWLQERDSKWKDLLPSNSNEDELLPQDINTYSEAFDYIYYRSQRFPDQISLKTSIYDDTSIYEGFVYDTLLTANLQAPKHLVIHHAGNGKVFNRINEYNVVWNFHEAMGAFLQIRNLPSNIADPSITAMIAADNMKNHWFSPTKASFPKSQTEAYNRLNEIWQTYQTWNPSTTGLRQLKKVFSVLQLYDSGQQLQKEVSIM; from the coding sequence ATGTCTGACCAAACAGGATCTACAGGGACTGAAGGACAGAGTTTTTGGCAAAGATGGATTTCGGGTCCGCCTGAAACTCAGAATCATCAATCGAGCAGTGATTCGTCATCGTTGGAGCAGCACGATGAAGGATTTTTGAAGCGGTACATGCCTACATGGTTCTTCGCTCAAGAAAACATACAAATAACGGACAAGACTTCTTACCATCAGCTCACTAAGAAACAAGTAAAGATATTGGAGAACGAAGCAGAACAAAGCATACTCAAAGGCCACGACACTTGGTGTTGGTTTAACCAGACAATGAATTCCAAGAATCTTGATATGGATGGCGTGTTGTCAGTGTTTAACACTGGTAGCGCAACTTGTCCACTTCCGCTTGTAAAATATCCTTTATTGCTACCGAGTAGCTCTAAGAAAGTCATGCTCAAAAACTCGATGATAATACCTGGCGTAGCGCCTACGGAATATTTGCATGAACTACCATTGAAAACTAAACTAGCAAACGCTGTGAAAAATCATTACAATTTCCCTTGCGAAAAGCACATGTACCTGAAGCAGCACTTGCAAAATAGTTTTGAGGATGCTAGTAACATAATTGTGATATCATTACATGGCTTTTTGCCTGATAAATATGAAAAAGCGACGGTCGGCCATCTCCCATCATCTTTGCACCTCAATAGTGAAATGTTGAAAGCATTACTGCCCTTGGAACCGCAAAGAGTGTCAACTTTTTCAATCGAATGTCCTTTGGACGTTAAACACACCTCTACTGTTCTAAATGAGGTCGTTTCTCTATTGAGAAACTGGAATCACATATTTTGTGATTGTACTCgcatttttattattggCACATATCATAGTGTCCCTTTATCCTTTTTCTTAGCTCAGTCAATATTAAATGATTTTGGATTAACTAAGTTAAAATCTATAGGGATCTTGGGGATTGATTCATGCCTACAGGGCTATCAGTTTTGGGATCATTCTGCAGAAATAACACCTCAAAGTATGGAAAACCCAAGTTTTCAACAAGCCAAAGAAAAGGGATTATTTGATGGCTCCTCCAAATTACAGCAGGAAGTTCTCTCTAGTATCAGAAACTACCGAGATCCTGGCTCAGATGAAAGTAAAGAGGTATTACGTGTTCTTGATGAACTGTTGTTTCATCACCCCCACATACGAGTAACGTTACTAGGTAAGCTATACCACAACTTTTTAACAATCTCACAATCCTTGGCCATTGATTATATCCACCCATTAATACAACGTAGGTTGTGGTGTGATGGGAATAATATGAACCTAGGGTATAGGTCTCTTAAGGAAGTTTTACCtaataaaacaattgaCAAGTTAAATCAAGAGTTTAAAGTTCCTATTCCTAAAGAACGGGAATTTGAAGTGACTTTAATAAATAACCTTCTACTCGCATTAAATTTAGGTCATACAGAATTTATTCCCTTGATGAAAGAGCTAGGTCCTTTCTTCATATCGAGATCGTTTAACGAGTTTACATGTCCTGGTCCATTGAAAAAACAGTTGCAAGGTGAATTGAAATCATGgcttcaagaaagagactCCAAATGGAAGGATTTGTTACCAAGTAATtcaaatgaagatgaaCTACTACCACAAGATATTAACACTTACTCAGAGGCGTTTgattatatttattatagGTCACAGAGATTCCCGGATCAAATCTCATTGAAAACTAGTATATATGACGATACGTCAATATATGAAGGGTTTGTTTATGACACATTATTAACTGCAAATCTCCAAGCTCCAAAGCACCTAGTTATTCACCATGCTGGTAATGGTAAAGTATTCAATAGAATTAATGAATATAATGTTGTTTGGAATTTTCACGAAGCAATGGGTGcctttcttcaaataagGAATTTACCTTCAAATATAGCCGATCCATCAATAACAGCCATGATCGCAGCTGATAATATGAAAAATCATTGGTTTTCGCCAACTAAAGCATCTTTCCCAAAATCGCAAACCGAGGCTTACAACAGACTTAACGAAATTTGGCAAACCTATCAAACCTGGAATCCAAGCACTACTGGTTTGAGACAACTGAAAAAAGTATTTAGTGTTCTCCAGCTTTATGATTCTGGGCAACAATTACAGAAGGAGGTATCCATTATGTAA
- the TPP1 gene encoding polynucleotide 3'-phosphatase has protein sequence MSQSSHKLSVLPHLIKWIPKNPTAVKKVISFDLDHTIIKPVQGRFSRTSDDWLFMKYGEIDTLEKLSNYLNASPDLHFVLFSNQGGVVSEPKTTKSCIKHVDKINKILKHISDIDSNLCDRIWIYCATKKPASLFGKTKSTKSSNKVNKITKNNTDTATKQKIIDGRIITPELFDIMRKPNRGMFDEFIKDAGDGADSISVSFYCGDAAGRPNDFSDSDKAFADTIGVPFKLPEEFFR, from the coding sequence ATGTCTCAATCATCTCACAAATTATCAGTGCTTCCACATCTAATAAAATGGATACCAAAGAACCCAACAGCCGTCAAGAAGGTAATTTCCTTTGATCTCGATCACACAATTATAAAGCCTGTTCAAGGAAGGTTTAGCAGAACGTCTGATGACTGGCTATTCATGAAATATGGAGAAATAGATACCTTAGAAAAACTGTCCAATTATTTGAACGCTTCCCCCGACTTGCATTTCGTACTTTTCTCTAACCAAGGTGGAGTTGTTAGCGAACCAAAGACTACAAAGAGTTGCATAAAACATGTAGATAAAATTAATAAGATACTGAAACACATATCGGATATTGATTCTAATCTTTGTGACCGAATTTGGATATATTGTGCTACTAAGAAGCCAGCATCATTGTTTGGTAAGACAAAGTCAACAAAATCATCGAATAAAGTAAACAAGATAACGAAGAACAATACCGATACAGCGacaaaacagaaaataATTGACGGGAGAATCATAACCCCCGAATTGTTTGATATTATGAGGAAACCAAATCGTGGAATGTTCGACGAGTTCATTAAAGATGCTGGAGATGGCGCTGATTCCATCAGCGTGTCATTTTATTGCGGTGACGCAGCTGGTAGGCCCAACGACTTTAGTGACAGTGATAAGGCATTTGCAGACACCATTGGTGTACCTTTCAAGTTACCAGAGGAATTCTTTAGGTAG
- the SNU23 gene encoding U4/U6-U5 snRNP complex subunit SNU23 — protein MSFGRRTWDREEYAAQSLNSSDRKSHLSSLDEEQLKVLKDRYTNFNKLLEYNERDLNKRTLSAALSEHKKGKQFGFYCELCDLTFKDTLQFVNHLNHKTHSIKFESVFNEPLLTDTRDNDLVPVNEVRSQFHKSVAVFIKNNTLPSRRLNITKKPKIASSKRNEEVQKTNSEIENVMGFRQFTSTKK, from the coding sequence ATGTCATTCGGCAGAAGGACATGGGACCGTGAAGAATACGCTGCCCAATCTTTAAATTCATCTGATAGAAAATCGCATCTATCGtcattggatgaagaacaaTTGAAGGTATTAAAGGATAGATATACAAATTTCAACAAACTCTTAGAATATAATGAAAGAGATTTGAACAAAAGGACTTTGTCTGCAGCGTTAAGCGAACATAAAAAGGGGAAGCAATTCGGTTTTTATTGTGAACTCTGTGATTTAACATTTAAGGATACACTACAGTTTGTAAATCATTTGAATCATAAAACACACTCCATTAAATTCGAAAGTGTATTTAATGAGCCACTATTGACAGATACAAGGGACAATGACTTAGTTCCAGTAAATGAGGTACGATCACAGTTTCATAAGTCGGTTGCAGTttttattaaaaataaCACTCTTCCTTCACGTAGGTTGAAtataacaaagaaaccGAAAATTGCATCTTCTAAACGGAATGAAGAAGTGCAAAAGACAAACTCTGAAATTGAGAATGTAATGGGTTTCCGACAGTTTACAAGCACAAAAAAATGA
- the RPN6 gene encoding proteasome regulatory particle lid subunit RPN6, whose product MTLEEGRKYLAKKDYEKAEAQFLALLATESAADGPVNTKEAQEKEQAILELGTIYGTTGQSQKLADLVPRSRDMMMKLAKSKIAKVLRALLDDFDMIPDSLDTQIKICQDSIDFASKEKRIFLKHSLSIRLATLYYQKTHYNESLQLINDLLRQFKKLDDKTSLLEVHLLECKVYHKLRNMAKSKASLTSARTSANSIYCPTLTMAELDLMSGILHCEDKDYKTAYSYFFESFEAFHSQTGPNTFDKACQVLKYMLLSKIMLNLIDDVKTILNAKYTKETYQSRGIDAMKAVAEAYNNRSLLEFNTAMTTYKEELMGDELIRSHFNALYDTLLESNLCKIIEPFECVEVSHISKIIGLDAQQVEGKLSQMILDKVFYGVLDQGNGWLYIYDTPQQDATYDSSLELINQLNGVVEQLFEKAAVLY is encoded by the coding sequence ATGACATTggaagaaggaaggaagtATTTGGCCAAGAAGGACTATGAAAAGGCGGAAGCCCAGTTTTTGGCGCTATTAGCAACAGAGAGTGCTGCAGATGGGCCAGTTAACACGAAGGAAGCGCAAGAGAAGGAGCAGGCCATTTTGGAATTGGGTACTATATATGGGACAACTGGCCAATCGCAGAAACTTGCCGATCTTGTGCCTCGTTCGCGtgatatgatgatgaaattggCGAAATCGAAGATTGCCAAGGTTCTAAGGGCATTGCTTGACGATTTCGATATGATTCCAGATTCGTTAGATACCCAGATCAAGATCTGTCAGGATTCCATAGACTTTGCCTCTAAGGAGAAGAGAATCTTTTTAAAACATTCTTTGTCGATCAGATTAGCCACTTTGTACTACCAAAAAACACACTACAACGAATCGCTTCAATTGATCAACGACTTGTTGCGTcagttcaagaagttggacGACAAGACGTCTTTGCTTGAGGTTCATTTGTTGGAATGTAAGGTATACCACAAGCTCAGAAATATGGCAAAGTCGAAGGCCTCGCTAACGAGTGCAAGGACGTCGGCAAACTCTATCTACTGTCCAACTTTGACGATGGCCGAGCTAGATCTCATGAGTGGTATATTGCATTGTGAGGATAAGGACTATAAAACTGCGTACTCATACTTTTTCGAATCGTTTGAAGCGTTCCATAGCCAGACAGGGCCAAACACTTTTGATAAGGCATGTCAGGTGTTGAAGTATATgcttctttccaaaattaTGTTGAATTTAATCGACGACGTTAAAACAATACTAAATGCAAAATATACAAAGGAAACCTACCAGAGTCGTGGCATTGATGCCATGAAGGCAGTTGCAGAGGCATATAACAACAGATCTCTTTTGGAGTTTAACACCGCCATGACAACTTataaggaagaattgatgGGCGATGAACTCATCAGATCCCATTTCAACGCATTATACGACACACTTCTTGAATCTAACCTATGTAAGATCATCGAACCATTCGAATGTGTGGAAGTATCGCATATCTCTAAAATCATTGGGCTTGATGCTcaacaagttgaaggaaAGTTGTCACAAATGATCTTGGATAAAGTATTTTATGGTGTCCTTGACCAAGGAAACGGATGGTTGTACATCTATGATACTCCTCAACAAGATGCTACATATGATTCGTCATTAGAGCTTATCAACCAACTAAACGGTGTTGTAGAGCAACTCTTTGAGAAAGCTGCTGTATTGTATTGA
- the MRPS8 gene encoding mitochondrial 37S ribosomal protein uS8m MRPS8, which produces MSLVNLGNVCAHLQNCSRARVGLTAIPYTKLHLNFAYNLYKNGFLSSLQRGSTKGPDITPVEVTPDNISTRKLWLGLKYRENKPVISSCRLISKPSLKINLDPHDMRKLCSGNSVRLVKPLAPGELILVRCGNEIMDINDAIAKKLGGELLCRIR; this is translated from the coding sequence ATGTCATTAGTTAACTTGGGTAATGTGTGTGCGCATTTACAAAATTGCTCTCGTGCAAGAGTTGGATTAACTGCTATTCCATATACAAAACTACATTTGAACTTCGCTTACAATTTGTACAAGAATGGGTTCTTGTCTAGTTTACAACGGGGTTCTACTAAAGGTCCAGACATCACACCTGTGGAGGTAACACCAGATAACATATCTACAAGAAAGTTATGGTTGGGTCTAAAATACAGAGAGAACAAACCAGTTATTTCAAGTTGCAGATTGATATCAAAACCAAGTTTAAAAATCAACCTGGATCCACATGATATGAGGAAGCTATGTTCTGGTAATTCTGTCAGATTGGTTAAGCCTTTAGCTCCAGGTGAACTTATCCTTGTGAGATGTGGGAATGAGATCATGGATATTAATGATGCCATTGCCAAGAAGCTTGGTGGTGAATTATTGTGCAGGATCAGATAA
- the ATG16 gene encoding Atg16p translates to MEYELLESIRARDLVDKRFSQLFEEVPLVPKLEKAGEGDTNVKESSIKNLKDYLKLRDEEVYKLKDILKLKNRDTERLNDELLSANIESNLLQERLEKLQQEYDRLIERWLLKAQKEADTMNSHFK, encoded by the coding sequence ATGGAATATGAATTACTAGAAAGTATTAGGGCTAGGGACTTGGTAGACAAAAGGTTTTCACAGTTATTCGAAGAAGTTCCTTTGGTACCGAAACTTGAAAAAGCCGGCGAGGGAGACACAAATGTGAAGGAATCAAGTatcaaaaacttgaagGACTATTTAAAATTACGGGACGAAGAAGTGTATAAATTGAAGGACATACTGAAGTTAAAAAACAGAGACACAGAACGGTTGAATGATGAACTTTTGAGTGCGAATATCGAGAGTAATCTTCTGCAAGAACGCTTGGAGaaacttcaacaagaatATGATAGGTTGATAGAAAGGTGGCTCCTGAAAGCtcaaaaagaagcagaTACTATGAATTCACATTTTAAGTAG
- the PMT1 gene encoding dolichyl-phosphate-mannose-protein mannosyltransferase PMT1, protein MSKTKTIEKDSEAEKPQCVLDANSVGEIEVEKGPLRPYLVSEPPKNLKNLRTITSGKERLAVIVLAFISTAVRLWGLSNPDSVVFDEVHFGKFAAKYIKGIFFTDVHPPLAKMLFAGVGSLAGFTGDFEFDDIGLAFPETTPYYAMRLFSATLGLATVLLMYFTLRSSGVRISIAFIAALMFAVENSFVTISRYILLDAPLIFFIAAAAYSYKRYEIYPTESFNSYKALLATGVSLGLAVSSKWVGLFTIGWIGALSVLKLWFDIGDLKKPVQKTLRHSVIKAILLLVTPAVLYMIFFQIHFKSLIFNSDGAGFFSSAFRSTLIGNTIPSDIPADVGIGSTVSIRHTGTMGGYLHSHKHMYETGSKQQQITLYSHLDSNNDWVIELYDKPEVIPDTFEGLKDGTKIRLRHKLTDRRLHSHDHKPPVSESSDWQKEVSAYGAENFTGDANDDWIVEIDKDASAKGEAQEYVKALETKFRLRHAMTGCLLFSHEVKLPSWAYDQQEVTCASSGIPELTLWYIESNENPLLPEDARRVSYKTPSFLEKFIESHQRMWHINKNLKDHHIYQSDPSSWPFLLRGISYWAQDHKQIYLLGNAVLWYGATAFVGIFVLIIVAELFAWQLGKPILQDKDVLNFHIQAGHYLLGWLLHYAPSFLMGRQLFLHHYLPAYYFGILAFAHALEIIVAYVFRSKKPVGYGIVLSILAATTAFFCFYKPLIYGTPWTKDLCLKSQKLGSNWDYNCHAFFENYEDYKSLATKVSNNGVLPSKTAVADADGDPTAKPQHEEPKYDIDEILKDEKPKRFVDENGRELSEEEVKSALANGGAIQSVEEHFV, encoded by the coding sequence ATGAGCAAGACTAAGACAATTGAGAAGGATTCGGAGGCCGAGAAGCCTCAATGTGTTCTAGATGCCAATAGTGTGGGGGAGATTGAGGTCGAGAAAGGTCCATTAAGACCCTATTTGGTGAGTGAACCTCCaaaaaacctaaaaaaTCTTCGTACCATCACTTCTGGTAAAGAACGTTTGGCAGTGATTGTTTTGGCTTTCATTTCCACTGCAGTTAGACTATGGGGGCTATCAAACCCAGACTCCGTGGTGTTTGACGAAGTTCACTTTGGTAAGTTCGCTGCTAAGTACATCAAGGGTATTTTCTTCACTGATGTGCATCCTCCTTTGGCCAAAATGCTTTTCGCTGGTGTCGGTTCGTTAGCCGGGTTCACGGGTGACTTCGAGTTTGATGACATTGGATTGGCCTTCCCTGAAACTACCCCATACTATGCTATGAGACTTTTCTCGGCCACTTTGGGTCTAGCCACTGTTTTGTTGATGTACTTCACTTTACGCTCTTCAGGTGTTAGAATTTCTATTGCATTTATCGCTGCGCTCATGTTCGCTGTCGAAAATTCTTTCGTGACCATCTCTAGATACATTCTTTTGGATGCCCCAttgattttcttcatcgcAGCTGCCGCATACTCTTACAAAAGATACGAAATCTACCCTACCGAATCGTTCAATTCCTACAAAGCATTGTTGGCAACTGGTGTCTCATTGGGTTTGGCCGTCTCTTCCAAATGGGTTGGTCTATTCACAATTGGCTGGATTGGTGCCTTGTCCGTTCTTAAACTTTGGTTTGATATCGGTGACTTGAAGAAACCAGTTCAAAAGACTCTGAGACATAGCGTCATTAAGGCAATTTTATTGCTAGTGACCCCAGCTGTCTTGTACATGATATTCTTCCAAATTCATTTCAAAAGTTTGATCTTCAACAGTGATGGTGCTGgattcttctcttctgcCTTTAGAAGCACTTTGATTGGTAACACAATTCCAAGTGACATTCCAGCCGATGTTGGTATTGGCTCTACTGTATCTATCCGTCACACTGGTACCATGGGTGGATATTTGCATTCTCACAAGCACATGTACGAAACTGGTTCtaagcaacaacaaattaCACTATATTCTCATTTGGACTCCAACAATGATTGGGTTATCGAATTATACGACAAGCCAGAAGTCATTCCAGACACTTTCGAAGGCTTGAAAGATGGAACAAAAATCAGATTGAGACACAAATTGACCGACCGTAGATTACATTCACACGACCACAAACCACCTGTGTCCGAATCCTCTGATTGGCAAAAGGAAGTGTCTGCATACGGTGCAGAAAACTTTACCGGCGATGCTAACGATGACTGGATTGTTGAAATCGATAAGGATGCTTCGGCAAAGGGCGAAGCCCAAGAATATGTCAAGGCTTTGGAAACCAAATTCAGATTGAGACATGCTATGACTGGTTGTTTGCTATTCTCCCATGAAGTTAAATTGCCAAGCTGGGCTTATGATCAACAAGAAGTCACCTGCGCTTCTTCTGGTATTCCAGAATTAACCTTGTGGTACATTGAAAGTAACGAAAACCCATTACTACCTGAAGATGCTAGAAGAGTATCCTACAAGACTCCTTCGTTCTTGGAGAAATTCATTGAATCTCATCAAAGAATGTGGCACATCAATAAGAATCTAAAGGACCATCACATTTACCAATCCGATCCTTCTTCATGGCCATTTTTGCTACGTGGTATCTCATACTGGGCTCAAGACCACAAACAAATCTACCTTCTAGGTAATGCTGTCTTATGGTACGGTGCTACTGCGTTTGTTggtatttttgttttgataaTCGTCGCAGAATTATTTGCTTGGCAACTCGGAAAGCCAATTCTACAAGACAAGGATGTGTTAAATTTCCATATTCAGGCAGGCCACTATTTGCTAGGTTGGCTATTGCATTACGCTCCTTCCTTTTTGATGGGCAGACAACTATTCTTGCACCATTATCTACCTGCTTATTACTTTGGTATTCTAGCTTTCGCCCATGCTCTCGAAATTATTGTCGCATACGTCTTTAGATCCAAGAAGCCTGTTGGTTACGGTATTGTGTTGTCAATTCTTGCAGCTACTACtgctttcttctgtttctacAAACCACTAATTTATGGTACCCCATGGACCAAAGACCTATGTTTGAAGAGTCAAAAGCTTGGAAGTAACTGGGATTACAACTGTCACGCATTCTTTGAAAATTACGAAGACTATAAAAGTTTGGCTACCAAAGTCTCAAACAATGGCGTTTTACCATCAAAAACTGCAGTCGCAGATGCTGATGGCGATCCAACTGCGAAGCCACAACACGAGGAGCCTAAGTATGACATTGATGAAATCTTAAAAGACGAAAAACCTAAAAGATTTGTGGACGAAAACGGGAGGGAATTAtccgaagaagaagttaagTCAGCCCTCGCAAACGGTGGTGCCATTCAATCTGTAGAAGAACACTTTGTGTAA
- the AIM36 gene encoding Aim36p — MFARTLPRCLRSPVARRMLSTNIDKSEAAPSFKTIFLVGIVGTAIFVKAVESLEQNKPKTTFTPSEFDTVMSGLRRRVAIFGQEDLDLHCIRSGTPLKKLKLSKEAKIIRPSEVAEFYRNKSDDKYYALLNEIYEKEGESYMKHLPKGLNVEIIGRYMRDNCKKGDTVYLLDFPENIKDAIKFENEVSVIDKVIVPKSSSDDEVSQYFKTVNKVDTV; from the coding sequence ATGTTTGCTCGTACGCTCCCAAGATGCTTAAGATCTCCAGTTGCACGTAGAATGCTTTCTACCAACATAGACAAATCAGAAGCTGCACCAAGTTTCAAGACCATTTTCCTTGTGGGTATAGTTGGTACAGCTATTTTTGTGAAGGCTGTGGAATCCTTAGAGcaaaacaaaccaaaaactaCTTTCACACCATCAGAATTTGATACTGTTATGAGTGGcttgagaagaagagtggCTATCTTTGGACAAGAGGACTTAGATTTACATTGTATACGCAGTGGGACacctttgaagaaattgaaactgTCTAAGGAGGCTAAAATTATAAGACCATCGGAGGTCGCTGAATTTTACAGAAATAAGAGCGATGACAAGTACTATGCTCTCTTGAACGAGATATACGAAAAGGAAGGTGAATCGTACATGAAACACTTACCAAAAGGTCTAAATGTTGAGATAATAGGCAGATACATGAGAGACAATTGTAAAAAGGGCGATACCGTGTATTTATTAGACTTCCCAGAGAACATCAAGGATGCtatcaaatttgaaaatgaagtcTCTGTTATCGATAAGGTGATTGTTCCTAAATCCTCCTCCGATGACGAGGTCTCCCAATACTTTAAAACAGTTAACAAAGTGGACACAGTCTGA
- the GET3 gene encoding guanine nucleotide exchange factor GET3, with protein sequence MDLTVEPSLESLITSTTHRWIFVGGKGGVGKTTSSCSIAIQMALAQPNKQFLLISTDPAHNLSDAFGEKFGKDARKVTGMTNLSCMEIDPSAALKDMNDMAVANSQGGSGEFSDLLQGGALSELTGSIPGIDEALSFMEVMKHIKNQEKDEGDSYDTVIFDTAPTGHTLRFLQLPTTLSKLLEKFGDITAKLGPMLNSFAGANNVDVIGKMNELKANVEKIKEQFTDPDMTTFVCVCISEFLSLYETERLVQELISYDMDVNSIIVNQLLFAENDEGDSCRRCKSRWKMQKKYLDQIDELYEDFHIVKMPLCAGEIRGLNNLKKFSQFLVKPYDPVADSKIIYQLEQQD encoded by the coding sequence ATGGACTTAACAGTAGAACCAAGTTTGGAATCTTTGATTACCTCAACCACCCATAGATGGATCTTTGTTGGAGGTAAAGGTGGTGTTGGTAAGACCACGTCATCTTGTTCTATTGCCATTCAAATGGCATTGGCTCaaccaaacaaacaatTCCTTTTGATTTCCACAGATCCTGCACATAACTTAAGTGATGCTTTCGGTGAGAAGTTTGGTAAGGACGCCAGAAAAGTTACCGGCATGACGAACTTATCTTGTATGGAAATTGATCCATCCGCTGCATTAAAAGATATGAATGACATGGCTGTTGCCAACAGCCAAGGAGGTTCCGGGGAATTTtctgatcttcttcaaggtGGCGCTTTATCAGAGTTGACAGGGTCAATTCCAGGTATCGATGAAGCTTTATCCTTCATGGAAGTTATGAAACACATtaaaaaccaagaaaaagatgagGGTGACAGTTACGATACTGTGATTTTCGATACAGCTCCAACAGGTCACACTTTAAGATTTTTACAACTACCAACTACATTATCCAAGCTTCTAGAGAAATTTGGTGACATCACTGCAAAGTTGGGACCAATGTTGAACTCTTTTGCTGGAGCCAACAACGTCGATGTTATTGGTAAAATGAACGAGTTGAAGGCCAAcgttgaaaagatcaaagagCAATTCACTGACCCAGATATGACCActtttgtgtgtgtttgtatCAGTGAGTTCTTATCTTTGTACGAAACGGAAAGATTAGTACAAGAATTGATCTCTTACGACATGGATGTTAACTCTATCATTGTTAATCAGCTTCTATTTGCCGAGAATGATGAGGGCGATAGTTGTAGAAGATGTAAGTCAAGATGGAAGATGCAAAAGAAGTACTTGGATCAAATTGACGAATTATACGAGGACTTCCATATCGTTAAAATGCCATTGTGCGCTGGTGAAATCAGAGGCTTAAACAACCTAAAAAAGTTCTCGCAATTCCTAGTTAAGCCTTACGACCCTGTTGCCGACAGCAAAATCATATATCAGCTAGAACAACAGGATTAG